Within the Magnetospirillum sp. genome, the region CGATGCGTTGCCAAACGCGACCGTCGCCGGTTTATCCGCTTGATTCTTCTCCAATGTCGCCTCGGCGCGCGTTTGCGTAACATTGGTTTCCGACGGCACTTCGGCGGGCGGATCGAGCGCTTCGTCGAAATAGGGGGCGCTCGGATCGACGGGATCGAGATTCATCTCGGGCGGCATTGGAGGAAGTTTGCGGCCCGGCAGACCGTGGGCTGCAAGCCCCAGCCGGTCGGCGAGCCACATCGCCACGCGCACATTGCCGCTCAGGACCTCGCGCTCGAGCAGCATGGCGATCGGCCGGCGCAAAGCCTCGACCTGCGCCCCGCATTCGGCGGCAATGCGCGCGCGTTCCTCGCCCAGGCGCACGCGCATCGCGTTCGACGAGCGCAGAATGCGCCAAATATGCTGGCGCGAGCAGCCGACGAAGCGGGCAACCTCGATGGTCGGCACGCCGTCGGCAAGCAGGGAAGCCGCCTCGCCCCAATCGATGCGCCGACGCGGACCCCGCCGCAGACGGCGGTGGGCGGCTTCCGCCGAGGGCCCGTTTGGCGGATCCCGCGGGGCCGTTTCGCTAAAATCCGGTTCCGGCAGACCGATTGCGGCGCTGCGCAAGCCGGCACCTTCCGGAACATTAAGCGAATTAGTTTGACGCTCGTGATCATCTCGTATATTTTCCATTTTACGCTCCAAAGCAGAGTTTACGGATAATAATCCTAACACAGCTGCGCGCTTTTTGCAAGCCCGCTTTGCGCGACGCCTTTCCGGATTCAATGGCGCGAATTCTGCTCTATCTCTGGCGCATGACCGACAGCAGCCCGCCCCAAACCGCCCCGACCCGAAGCTGGCGCCTGCCCAACCGCGCGCAGACCGTGCTGGTGCCGTTTTTCCTGGCGGGGTTCATGACGCTGATCGTGTCGTCGATCGCGACCGTGAAGGCCGTGGGCTTCGCCGACGACATCGTGTGGCGCATCGCAGCTGCTTGGGCGACGAGCTTCGTCGTGGCGTTCCCGTGCGTACTCGTAATCCTGCCGCTCGTGCGCAAACTGGTCGGGCGCCTCGTCGAACCGCCGCCGGGTTAAGCGCACGACACTTAGCAAGAGTGCTAAGTATTTTCTTGCGTCGGCAAAGCCGATGGATATAGTTAGCGATATGTCTAACTATTCACCCGATCTCTCCCTGCTCTTCCATGCCCTCGCCGATCCGACGCGGCGCGCGATCCTGGCTCGGCTGGCGCAAGCACCTGCGCGTGTGACGGATCTCGCCGGGCCGACGGGATTGCGGCTGCCCACAGTGATGCGGCACCTCGCCGTTCTCGAAGCGGCCGGGCTGTTGTCCACGTCGAAGGACGGACGCACGCGCACCTGCGCAATCGTGCCCGCAGCACTGGCGCCGGCGCAGACATGGCTCGACGAACGCCGCGCCGCTTGGGAAGCGCGGCTCGATCGGCTGGAGGCATTTGTGACGAACGCGGCGAAGGGATCCGAACAATGACGCCAAGCGACGATCGAAACGGCAAAGACCGTTTTGCCACACTGACCTTCGAGCGCGACGTCGCCGTAGCTGCGTCGGCGCTGTGGGCGGCCTGGACCGCACCGGCCGCGCGCGCGATCTGGGCGGCACCCTCGCCCGCCGTGACCGTGGAATTTCTCGAGACCGCAACCAAAGTCGGCGAGCGCGAAGTTTCGCTCTGCAAGTCGAAAGGCCATCCCGACATTCGCTGCGAGTGCGGTTGGCTCGTGTTGCAGCCAACGCAGCGCAGCGTGAACTACGAGTTGCTCTCTTCGGACGGCGTGCCGCAATCGGCAGCGCTCGTGACGGCGGATATCTCGGGCAAAGGCGCCGCCAGTCGGCTCGTCGTGACGGTGCAGCTCTCGGCACTGGCCGCCGACATGGCGGACGGTTATCGCCACGGCTTCGGCGCAGGCCTGGCCAATCTCGCTGGCGTGGCTGAGCGCACAATGCTTCTGCAACGCACGATCAAGGCGCCGCGCAACAGGGTCTGGGGCGCTTGGATGAACGAACGCACACTGCCGCAATGGTGGGGGCCGGAAGGTTTTTCGTGCCGGACGACGCGGATCGATCTGCGCGCGGGCGGGGAATGGGTGTTCGACATGATCGGCCCCGACGGCACGGTCTATCCGAACCATCATCGCTACCACACGGTCCAGCCCGAAGATTGGATCGGCTACACGCTGCATTGGGGCGAAAACGGCCCCAAACATGCCGACGCATGGGCTTCGTTCGAAGAAGCGAACGGTGCCACGACCGTGACGCTCGGCATGGTGTTCAGCACGGCCGCCGAGTTCCAGACGGCGAAGGGCTTCGGTGCCGTGGAACTCGGCCAGGAAACGCTGGGCAAGCTCGAACGCTTCGTCGCAGCAAGCTGAGAGGTCGCGGCCGCGCAACGCGCGCCCAATAGAAAAGGCCGGTCCTGAGGGACCGGCCTTTTTGCGTTGTCTCGATCGCGGAAAACCTCAGTGCAGGTTTTTCCAGATCTTGCGCTTGGTCGCGTAGAGGAGGCCTGTGAAGATGAACAGGAACAGCATCACCTTCACGCCCAGCGAGTTGCGCGCCTCGAGATGCGGCGAGGCGGCGAAGGCGAGGAACGTCGAGACGTCCTTCGACATCTGCTCGACCGTGGCGGGCGTGCCGTCGGCATACTGCACGCTGTCGGGCTGGATCGGCTGCGCCATCGCGATCTGATGGCCCGGGAACCATTTGTTGTAGTTCATGCCGTCGGCCAGCTTCACGTCGGCCGGCGGATCGGCATAGCCGGTCAGCAGCGCGTAGACGTAGTTTTCGCCGCCCAAACGGTTCTTGGCGATCAGCGACAGGTCGAGCGGATAGGCGCCGTTGTTGACCGCGCGTGCGGCCAACTCGTTGGCGAAGGGCGACTTGAAACGATCCGAAGCGCGCGACGGGCGCTGGAACATTTCGCCTTCGTCGTTGGGACCGTCGGTCGTTTCGTACTCGGCCGCGATCGCCGCGATTTCGGCTTCCGAAAGGCCGATGCCGGCCAAGTTGCGGTAGCGCATCTGCTTCATCGCGTGGCAGGCCGAGCAGACTTCCTTGTAGACCTGGAAGCCGCGCTGCAGCGACGCGCGGTCGAACGTGCCGAAGAAGCCGTCATGCGCCCATTTCTGCTTGGGCGGCACCAGAACTTCGGCCGCCTGGACGGGAACCGCAGCGACGGCCAGCACGGCCGCGACGGCGAGGAACTTCACGAAACGCATCAGGCTTTCTCCATCGCAGCAGCCGCCGCCATCTTGCCCCCGCCCAGCACCGGCTCGGCGATCGAGCTCGGCAAAGGCAGCGGCTTTTCGAACCATCCCAGCAGCGGCAGGAAGACCAGGAAATGCGCGAAATAGAGGATGGTCGCAATGCGCCCGATCAGCAGTGCGGGGCCTTCGGCCGGCTGCCCGCCGGCCCAGCCCAGCACCAAGCACACGGCGATGAACAGCCAGAAGAACGCACGGAAGGCCGGACGGAACTTGGCCGAGCGCACGCGGCTCGTGTCGAGCCACGGCATCAGGAACAGGATCGCGATCGAACCGAACATCAGCAAGACGCCGCCGAGCTTGTCGGGGACGGCACGCAGGATCGCGTAGAACGGCAGGAAGTACCATTCCGGCACGATGTGCGGCGGCGTGACCAGCGGGTTCGCCGGGATCCAGTTGTCCGGATGGCCCAGCATGTAGGGATTGAAGAACACGAAATAGGCGAACACGATCAGGAACACGCCCAGACCGAGCGCATCCTTGACCGTATAGTACGGGTGGAACGGGACCTTGTCCTGCGGACCCTTGGCGTCGATGCCGAGCGGGTTGTTCGAGCCGTGCACGTGGAGCGCCCACAAATGCAGCAGCACCACGCCCGCGATTACGAACGGCATCAGATAGTGCAGCGCGAAGAAACGGTTCAGCGTCGGATTGTCGACCGAGAAGCCGCCCCACAGCCACGTCACGATCGCCTCGCCGACGATCGGAATGGCCGAGAACAGATTCGTGATGACGGTGGCCCCCCAGAAGCTCATCTGGCCCCAGGGCAGCACGTAGCCCATGAACGCGGTCGCCATCATCAGCAGGAAGATGACGATGCCGAGCCACCACAAGATCTCGCGCGGCGCCTTGTAGGAGCCGTAATAGAAGCCGCGGATGATGTGGATGTAGACCACGATGAAGAACATCGAGGCGCCGTTCATGTGGATGTAGCGGATGAGCCAGCCGTAGTTCACGTCGCGCATGATGCGTTCGACCGAGTCGAACGCGTGCAGCGTCGAGGCCTGGTAGTTCATCGCGAGGAAAATGCCCGACACGATCATGATGACGAGGCAGATGCCCGCCAGCGACCCGAAATTCCACATGTAGTTCAGATTGCGGGGTGCCGGATACTTGATGAGCTGCTCGTCGATCAGTTCGAAGATCGGCAGGCGGTGGTCCACCCACTTGACGATCGGGTTCGAGCGGAACGGCGACGGGACGTAGTCGTATTTGGCCATGGCTTGCTGCCTCAACCGATCTTGATCGTTTTGTCGTTCGTGAAGGCGTAGGGCGGCACTGCGAGATTGAGCGGTGCCGGTCCCCTGCGGATGCGGCCCGACGTGTCGTAGTGCGAGCCATGGCACGGGCAGAACCAGCCGCCGTAGTCGCCGCGCGAATCGGTCGGCTTCTGGCCGAGCGGCACGCAGCCCAGATGCGTGCACACGCCGAGCAGCACCAGCCACTCGGGCTTCTGCACGCGCTTGGCGTCGGGCTGCGGATCGGGAAGGCTGGCCGAGTCGTCTTCCTTGGCCTTGGCGATCTCGTCGGCGGTGCGATTGCGCACGAACACCGGCTTGCCGCGCCATGTGACCGTGATCGCCATGCCGGGCTGGACCGCAGCCAGATTGACCTCGGTCGAGGCCAGCGCCAGCACGTCGGCCGACGGGTTCATCGAATCGATGAACGCCCAGCCGGTCAAAGCGGCACCCGTGGCGCCGAAGGCCGTGGTGGCGAGATAGAGGAAATCGCGTCGCGTCGAGCCGTCGGGATGTTTGCGCGTACCGTCGGCGGAAACTGCGGGGGGACCGGACTGAGCCATCGCGAGGGAACCCTTTTGGTTGATCGGGCGTGCGCGCCGCAAACGGTGCGACACGCGCCCAACAAATATGCTAGTGCGCAAACGCCGTACAGTCCTCTGTCGCGGCGGCATGCGACGCAATGTCGCAGCCTTCCAAGACCCCACGGCGCCGGGCGGGTATAGTCCAGTTTTCGGCGGATGCAAAGTTCCAAACGCTGTTTTTTGCGAAGGTCCCGTGACGCCAGATTTACCGCCGCTTGGCACCCCGCCGCGACCCCGCGTGCGAATTGCCCTGTTCGAGCCGGATATCGCGCCGAATGTCGGTACGATCCTTCGGCTGGCGGCGTGTTTGGGCGTCGGCGTGGACGTGGTCGAGCCGTGCGGCTTCGTGTGGTCCGAGCCCAAATTGCGCCGGGCCGGGATGGATTATCTCGACCAGGTCGATCTCCAACGCCACACGAGTTGGCAGCGCTACATCGACGCCGCCCGGCCCAAGCGCCTTGTCCTCATGACCACGCGCGGAGCCACGCGCCTGCCCGAATTCGCGTTCGCAGACGGCGACACGCTGCTGCTCGGCCGCGAGAGTGCGGGCGTGCCCGACGACGTGCACGCGGCGGCCGACGCGCGGGTCGCCATTCCGCTGATGCCGGGCATGCGTTCGCTCAACGTGGCGGTTGCCGCTGCAATTGCGCTGGGCGAAGCATTGCGGCAACTTGGGGCCTTTCCGGGGGAGGGGCAATGACGTCGATCGAAGAAACAGCCGCGCACAAAGCGACGGCGAAAGCGTGGTTCGAAAAACTGC harbors:
- the petA gene encoding ubiquinol-cytochrome c reductase iron-sulfur subunit → MAQSGPPAVSADGTRKHPDGSTRRDFLYLATTAFGATGAALTGWAFIDSMNPSADVLALASTEVNLAAVQPGMAITVTWRGKPVFVRNRTADEIAKAKEDDSASLPDPQPDAKRVQKPEWLVLLGVCTHLGCVPLGQKPTDSRGDYGGWFCPCHGSHYDTSGRIRRGPAPLNLAVPPYAFTNDKTIKIG
- a CDS encoding cytochrome b N-terminal domain-containing protein is translated as MAKYDYVPSPFRSNPIVKWVDHRLPIFELIDEQLIKYPAPRNLNYMWNFGSLAGICLVIMIVSGIFLAMNYQASTLHAFDSVERIMRDVNYGWLIRYIHMNGASMFFIVVYIHIIRGFYYGSYKAPREILWWLGIVIFLLMMATAFMGYVLPWGQMSFWGATVITNLFSAIPIVGEAIVTWLWGGFSVDNPTLNRFFALHYLMPFVIAGVVLLHLWALHVHGSNNPLGIDAKGPQDKVPFHPYYTVKDALGLGVFLIVFAYFVFFNPYMLGHPDNWIPANPLVTPPHIVPEWYFLPFYAILRAVPDKLGGVLLMFGSIAILFLMPWLDTSRVRSAKFRPAFRAFFWLFIAVCLVLGWAGGQPAEGPALLIGRIATILYFAHFLVFLPLLGWFEKPLPLPSSIAEPVLGGGKMAAAAAMEKA
- a CDS encoding DUF2798 domain-containing protein, encoding MARILLYLWRMTDSSPPQTAPTRSWRLPNRAQTVLVPFFLAGFMTLIVSSIATVKAVGFADDIVWRIAAAWATSFVVAFPCVLVILPLVRKLVGRLVEPPPG
- a CDS encoding tRNA (cytidine(34)-2'-O)-methyltransferase, with the protein product MRIALFEPDIAPNVGTILRLAACLGVGVDVVEPCGFVWSEPKLRRAGMDYLDQVDLQRHTSWQRYIDAARPKRLVLMTTRGATRLPEFAFADGDTLLLGRESAGVPDDVHAAADARVAIPLMPGMRSLNVAVAAAIALGEALRQLGAFPGEGQ
- a CDS encoding SRPBCC domain-containing protein, yielding MTPSDDRNGKDRFATLTFERDVAVAASALWAAWTAPAARAIWAAPSPAVTVEFLETATKVGEREVSLCKSKGHPDIRCECGWLVLQPTQRSVNYELLSSDGVPQSAALVTADISGKGAASRLVVTVQLSALAADMADGYRHGFGAGLANLAGVAERTMLLQRTIKAPRNRVWGAWMNERTLPQWWGPEGFSCRTTRIDLRAGGEWVFDMIGPDGTVYPNHHRYHTVQPEDWIGYTLHWGENGPKHADAWASFEEANGATTVTLGMVFSTAAEFQTAKGFGAVELGQETLGKLERFVAAS
- a CDS encoding metalloregulator ArsR/SmtB family transcription factor; amino-acid sequence: MSNYSPDLSLLFHALADPTRRAILARLAQAPARVTDLAGPTGLRLPTVMRHLAVLEAAGLLSTSKDGRTRTCAIVPAALAPAQTWLDERRAAWEARLDRLEAFVTNAAKGSEQ
- a CDS encoding cytochrome c1 → MRFVKFLAVAAVLAVAAVPVQAAEVLVPPKQKWAHDGFFGTFDRASLQRGFQVYKEVCSACHAMKQMRYRNLAGIGLSEAEIAAIAAEYETTDGPNDEGEMFQRPSRASDRFKSPFANELAARAVNNGAYPLDLSLIAKNRLGGENYVYALLTGYADPPADVKLADGMNYNKWFPGHQIAMAQPIQPDSVQYADGTPATVEQMSKDVSTFLAFAASPHLEARNSLGVKVMLFLFIFTGLLYATKRKIWKNLH
- a CDS encoding helix-turn-helix domain containing protein; this encodes MRSAAIGLPEPDFSETAPRDPPNGPSAEAAHRRLRRGPRRRIDWGEAASLLADGVPTIEVARFVGCSRQHIWRILRSSNAMRVRLGEERARIAAECGAQVEALRRPIAMLLEREVLSGNVRVAMWLADRLGLAAHGLPGRKLPPMPPEMNLDPVDPSAPYFDEALDPPAEVPSETNVTQTRAEATLEKNQADKPATVAFGNASSPISKPPKSAKRNAASPSKPAMPPPPESGARTR